One window from the genome of Paenibacillus azoreducens encodes:
- a CDS encoding ABC transporter permease: protein MRRMIVRRLLQTLPMLFFVSIVCFILVKAAPGDPVRSFVTPNMHAADIERVRHNLGLDKPAYIQYFIWLKECLTGNFGYSLVNHKPVLGQILERLPATAGLMASAIALAVVLAIPLGLIAGANRNRWVDKLVNLMAYIGISLPLFWLAILLMYFFSIKMHWLPSMGMRTIGVNSALDVIKHGILPCTVLAIGFLTVYVRYIRSSTISQLKEDYVQIQYAFGSTKWIILFRHVMKHVLLPIITLLGMSMGDLVAGAIVTETVFSWPGIGSLGMTAVRGMDYPVIMGITLFSSVLLILGNLLADILYGIVDPRIKTTR from the coding sequence ATGAGAAGAATGATTGTCAGAAGATTATTGCAAACCCTGCCCATGCTCTTTTTTGTGTCCATTGTCTGCTTCATTTTGGTTAAAGCGGCGCCCGGAGATCCCGTGCGTTCTTTTGTAACGCCAAACATGCATGCTGCGGACATTGAGCGGGTTAGGCATAATCTCGGCTTGGACAAGCCTGCATATATTCAATATTTTATATGGCTCAAAGAATGTTTGACCGGCAATTTCGGTTATTCGCTTGTGAACCATAAGCCGGTGTTAGGACAGATTCTGGAGCGTTTGCCCGCAACCGCAGGACTGATGGCGTCAGCCATTGCTCTGGCTGTTGTTTTGGCTATACCGCTCGGATTGATCGCGGGGGCAAACCGCAACCGCTGGGTGGATAAGCTCGTTAACCTGATGGCTTATATCGGCATTTCGCTGCCGCTCTTTTGGCTCGCGATATTGTTGATGTACTTTTTCTCCATAAAAATGCATTGGCTCCCAAGCATGGGAATGCGCACGATCGGCGTCAATTCCGCGCTTGACGTGATCAAACACGGTATTTTGCCTTGTACGGTGCTGGCCATCGGTTTCCTGACAGTATACGTCAGATATATCCGCTCGAGCACAATCAGCCAATTGAAAGAAGATTACGTACAAATTCAGTATGCTTTTGGTTCGACCAAATGGATCATTTTATTCCGGCATGTGATGAAGCATGTCCTGCTTCCCATCATTACGCTGCTCGGGATGTCCATGGGCGACTTGGTCGCCGGCGCGATCGTTACCGAAACGGTATTTTCCTGGCCGGGCATCGGCTCGCTGGGGATGACGGCCGTACGGGGCATGGACTATCCCGTCATCATGGGCATTACATTATTTTCTTCCGTTCTGCTGATCCTGGGGAATTTGCTTGCAGATATCCTGTATGGCATCGTGGATCCGAGAATTAAAACAACGAGGTGA